TCGCCTCGACTACATCCATGCGTTCCCTCACCGGCTTTGCTCAACGTCGGTCCTACTGATCGCAACCCTGCTTTTGATTGCAGCCTCCACCAAGACATTCGCGGCCGAACCACCAACGCTGATCGTGCCCCAGTGCGACGACTTCGAGGTCACGGGGAAAGGCGACGCCAAAGCCTGGGAATCGTGCGACTGGGTTTCGCTGAACCGACGGGGCAACGGGCCACTTGATTACCAATCGCGGTTCAAGATGCTGTACTCGGACAAAGGCGTCTATGTCTTGTTCGACGGCGCCGATGAAACGTTGACTGCCACGATGCAGGAAGACTTCTTGGACTTGTGGAACGAAGATGTTTTCGAGTGTTTCTTTTGGACCAACGAAAAAGACCCTGTCTATTTCGAATACGAAATCTCGCCGCTGGGCTTTGAGCTACCAATCCTCGTCCCCAACCTGGATGGCAAGTTCCTTGGTTGGCGTCCATGGCACTACGAGGGTGCCAAGAAGATCCAGAAGAAGGTCTCCGCAACGGGCGGCGCGAACGAATCGATGGCCACCGTCACCGGCTGGCGGGCTGAAGTCTTCCTTCCCTACGCGGTCTTGGAACCGCTTCGGAACGTCCCGCCAAAAACGGGAACTCAGTGGCGAGCGAACTTCTACCGAGTCGACTACGACCAAAAGAAAACCACCGGTTGGGACTGGGCACGGGTTGGCCCGAGTTTCCACGACATCGAAAACTTCGGCACACTGGTCTTCGGCAAGGTCGTCGAAGCGGAAACGCCCCAAGAAGATATCCGCGACTTAAAACTCGCCGATTGGCAACCGAAGTCGATGCTGAAAACCAAGGTGACTCGCGTCAACACGCCGTCGTATCCAGTCATCGATGTTCACAACCATCTCGGTGGCGGTGCCAACGTGCTGACCGAAGAACGCGTCAAGCGTTACCTGCAGGTGATGGACGAAGCCAACGTTCAAACGGTTATCAACCTGGACGGAGGCTGGGATGACAAATTGAAGGAAACCGTCGCGGCCTTGGACACCGCTCACCCCGATCGGTTCCTCACCTTCGCCCTGATCAACCTGCGTGACTTTGAAACCGAGGGCTGGTCCGAGCGAGAAACCGCACGGCTGCGAAAAAGCTTTGAGGCCGGTGCGAAGGGGCTCAAGTTCCATAAATCCTTGGGACTGTCCTACCGCAACCAAGCCGGCAACCTGCTGACGATCGATGATGAACGTTTGGATCCGATCTGGGCGTTGTGCGGGGAGATGAATCGCCCGGTGATGATTCATACCGCGGATCCTGCCGCCTTCTTCACGCCGTTGGATCAGTTCAATGAACGCTGGCACGAACTCAATGCGCACCCAGGCTGGGTGTTCCATGGCGACCGCTTCCCGTCTCGCGAAGAACTGCTGGAACAGCGCAACCGAGCGATTGCAAAGCACCCCAACACGACCTTCATCGGGGCCCACTTTGGCAACAATCCGGAAGACCTGGAAACGGTCGGGCAATGGCTCGATCAATATCCAAACTTCTACATCGACATCGACGCTCGGATCTCCGAACTGGGCCGGCAACCGTACAGCAGCCGCAAGTTCTTTCTCAAGTACCAGGACCGAATCCTATTCGGCACCGACACGACTCCTGATCCCAACGCCTACCGGTTGTACTATCGCTTCCTGGAAACCGACGACGAATACTTCGACACCGCCGAATCGCACCACCGGCAAGGATTCTGGAACATCTACGGGATCTTCTTGCCCGATGCTGTGTTGGAAAAGGTCTACCGTGGCAACGCAGCCCGAATCCTGGGCTTGAAGCACGCGGTCAACTCCACCAGCAAAAACTGAAAGGCAGTGACGTGCAACGATTCGCTTGGTCACTCCTCTTGCTCGTCTCCGCCGCATCCCTTGATGCTGGCGAACCGATCCCTTCGACGACGCACGAACTTCGTGAATCGACGCCCGCGCCGCTGACCGAAGGGGGTATCGTGTTGACCTTCGACGATCGCAACTTCGATGGTTGGATGCAAGCATTGCCACTGCTGGATGAATTCGGAGCCAAAGCCACCTTCTTCATCAGTGGAAAGATCGACGCCGTGGCGATCGATGCGATTCAGAAACTGCAAGCGTATGGGCATGCGATCGGATCTCACAGCGTCAACCATCTGAAAGCGGTGGAGTACTTCGAAGAAAACTCAGCCGAAACGTTCATGAGACGTGAGATCACCCCACAGCTGAGCGAGTTCCAGGCCGCCAACGTCACCGCAGTCTCATTTGCCTACCCGATGAGTCGTAACAATGCCGCGACAGATGAGGCGTTGTCAAAGGTGTTCCGGCATTTACGGACGGGCAAAAGCATTGCGGCCAACGAACGACTCTGCGAACAAGACGCCTTCTTCGTGCCAGCGGCCAAGATCGGCGATCACGGGTGTTTGCATGGCAAAGGAATCGACTTCGCCCCCACCCGGCCCGACCGAACGTATGAACAGATTGACGGAGCATTCGATCGCGCCGCCAAAAACAACGAGATCATCGTGCTGTATGCCCATCGAATTGCCGAATCCGGGAACGGCAATTTCATCACCCCCGAAGCCCTCACCCGCATTCTCCAAAGTGCCCAGCAACGAGGCCTCCGGTTCTACACCTTCAACGACCTGCCCTAACAAGTGGCATCGGCTTCCAGCCTGTGATGGAACCTGAACGTCGCCCTTCGTATTCACAGGCTAAGCAGGTCGGCAGGAGTCTTTCGGCATTTGGGCTGTTTCGGTAATCGCCGTTGCTCCCACGTATAACCGGGGCTAACGCCCAAACGGCTCACATGATGATGCCCGATCATTCCTGCTGACCTGCTTAGTGGTCTGTCAGGACTTGTTTTTAGGGCAGTGGACGAGGCCACGAGTCCTGAACTGGCGTAAAATCCAAGGACTCGTGGCCTCGTCCACTACGATCAACCCTCACTTTTAGCTGTGACAGACCACTAGAAGCCTATGCCACCTTTTGCCACCAGACCTCCTGCTCCGACCACTGCAAGCAGGACGATTCCGGCGCAGCCAATGGATCGATTGTCGGCCATTTGTCGAGGGTGTGATTTCTCAAGCTCTTCGATGAGCGCTTCGACTTGGGTCTTGGACTCCTGAAGCGATGCGTCGGTGGCTTCGCGGTAAAGCTTGATCGCCTTGAGCTTTTTGCCTTCCAGGATATGAGCCCGGATTTGGTCCAATGCTTCTTCGGGAATCTCTTGCATGGATCTCTTTCAACGCACAATCGGTGGAGGGGGAAAAGTGCCAGTCTATCGCAAATGCACATCCACGATGGCAAGCGAGGTTGCCCTTTCTATCGCTTGAGACGCTTCCCTGGAAACCGATCAGTTCCGAAGGTCGGCAAGCTCTTTCAGCTCGGCTTCCGAGAGGGCTCGATCAAACACGCTGACGCCGCCGATCCATCCGGTGAAGCCGACAGTGCGACTGCTGTGAATCACCCGCCCAATCGTGAACGGCCCGCCTTGTTCTGCATCCGGCGGTGAATAAATGCCGTGCGGGTACCACCACGGGTTCAATCGCAAGCCGACGAGATCTCGGTCAGCCTCAACCCATTCGCCATTTTCTTCTTTCTCCAGCGTCATGACGACTTCGGTGTAGCGGTAGCGGCGGCGTTCAACACGTTGGTTCTCGTCCTCACGCAAGACTTCCGTCTTCGATGCTTCCTCTTCCGGCGGGTTGTAGTACTGGGCCTCTGGAAACTCGCCGTCTTCGCCGTCCTGCATCCCAGGCGTTCGAGCATAATGCCCCTGCATGTAGGCGTTGTGGGCATACGACAGCAAGTTGTTCGACTTGGGGTTCTTGAGCCAGCGTTCACCGGACTCTCCATTCAGCCAACCTGTGATTTCGTTTTTCTCGTCGTCAAACGTCATCGCAAAGCACTGCCAGGAGGCAGCGAGTTTTTCCGGCGGCGAATCGGCTGAAACGGCGGGCGACTGCCCCAGCGAATTGCATTTGTGAAGGGCGTACTTGTTGAGGAACGAACTGGCTCCATTCTCCGACACATGACCACACGCGCTGCCGGCTTTATTCAGCCCGGCGAACAAGGCGTATTGTCGTTGACCACGTTCGACCTTCTTGATCGAAGCAGTGGACGATTGCTTGAGGTCCGTGCCTTCGTGCCAGATTCCCGCCAGCGCGTGATTGCCACTTTCCCGAATGGCCCACACAACAACGGTCACCGATTTCCCTTCGCCTTTGATATCCAACGGTGTGTCATGCAGACGCGACCGAGGAATGAACAGAAAGGGTCGGAAGTTGGGATCAGATTCTTGACGAATCCGAATCGCTTGACCAAACGGCCCCTCGTTCAACAACGGAAAATCAGCGTAGGAGGCTTGCCTGCCTTCACCCCAGTAATCACGCACGTAGTTCGCGGCGTCCAAGGGATAATCGCTCGGTGATCCGGGCGGCACGTGCGCAGTGAATCGCTCCTTCCCAGAAGCTTCACGCTGGGCGAAATCCCAGAATGCGACCAATCCCGGTGTGTTTCGAACAACTTCCCGATTGGCCGGCGGATCAAATGCCCAGAGGGTTCCCCCGGGAACCGTCAAAGCGATGACTGTGAGGAAGACAAAGAAGGGACGCTGCATGGTCAGTTCCGGTATGTGAATCAAGCGACTACGTCGTGAGGAAGGTTGTGTGAACGAGGACTTGTGCCTGAGGTATCGGGGCACGGAAAGCTCAGGCGTTCGGAACGAAACGAACGTCCATGAATGCCCCGGTCGCGTTGGCGTTGGTGACGAACTGGGGAATGCCGTTGACAACATCAACCGACTGGCGATGCGTGTGCCCCGCAAAGACTCCCAGCAACTGGTTGGAATCCGACTGGAAGACCTCGCGATGGAAATCGAACGTGGCCTGCGTGTGCCCCGAGGCTGGCCATTTGGGCCGGCGTTCAATTTTGAAGTTTCGATCGGTCTCCGCGCCCCACTCCGGATGCCCGCAACCGAACCCCATGGGACGCCCCGGAATGTACAACGGGATATGAACCAGCAGCACCAAAGGCATCCCACTGCGAAGTTGTTCGCGAAAGAACTCCAATTGCTCGGGCAGAACTTCGTAGTTCGAGTTGTCGATGGCCAAGAAACGAATGCCGTGAATGTCGTACGCGGCCATCAAAGGATCGTTGCCTTGGTACAACTTTTTCAAACGTTGTTCGATCCAATCTGAACGCAGGTCCTGCAACGAACCCTCCATGCCTTCGTAGTGCCAGTCATGGTTGCCCGCCACGTACAACCAAGGCATCGTCACGCCGTCGAGTTGCTCGGAAACCCAATCGATCGCCGCTTCCGAGGGGAAACTGAAGATGTCACCCACCAAGGCCAACAGATCCACCTTTTGGGAGTTCGCTCGCTCGACAACGGCTTGAAAACTCTGCTCCGGCGTTGTGGGCTGGCGAGTTTTGAAATGCGTCGTCTGGTTGTATGCCTTTGCCATCCGCCCGCTGAATTCGCGATACGGTTCGCCACGTTGATCGTCTGTGAACAGATGCGTGTCAGCAACCACCATCGCATTGACCGGACGAGTCACCGCATCGGTGCGAAAGGTGACCACGTTGTCATCGATCGCGAAAGCATCGCTGAATGAGGTGGTGAAACCAGCGTTACCCTCGGCGAGCGGTGCCGCGTTCGCAAGAGACGAGTTGCCAACCGCACCCGCGGCCGATACAGCCACGGCCGACTGAAGGAAGGAGCGACGTTTCATGGCGGGTCCTAGAAGCGAGTGAATCAAAGGATGCGAAAGTATAAACAATCCGCCTCTCGCTTGCTCTCTCTCGCTGTTCGCAATCACCCCGTCGAAATCATTCGGACGTCTGCTTTTGAAAGTCCCTTCGCAGAATGATTGGTGTTGCAGGCGATTCTATTTCGTCGATTCATTCAATTGGCTGATGACGACCACGCCAGCTTTTGCACGAACATTGTCAGGGGCCAGCAACAAGGCCGTCTCGAAATGCATGGATGCTTGGCTCGTTTGATTCAGACGCAGCAACGTGTATCCAAGGTTGAGGTGAGTCTCGACGTCATCCGGGAACTCATCCAAAACTCGCTCGTACAATTCGACGGCAACCTCAGACTTTCCGATACCGGCACTGGCCTCGGCGAGTGCGAACATCACATCCAAGTCATCAGGTGCATGTTCGTGACATCGCAGCAATTCACGGTGAGCGGCTTCAAAGTCGCTGGCGCCCAAATGGGCGATCGAAAGTTGAAAGCGGGCCCCCCAATGCCGCGGGTCGGACTCCGGCCATCCAATCGTGGCGATGCTGAACATCTCACGCGCGGCATCATTGTCGCCCATTTCGAGCAAGAGCTGCCCGTAGCGTTGGACCCCCCGACAGTAAACCGGATAATCCTTGACGCCGCGTTCAAACTCGATCACCGCTTCGTCAATTTGCCCGGTCCACCGAAGGCAATCTGCGAGAATGAACTGACTTTCGGCATCCCCGTTCAACATCTTGATCGCATCCCGAGCGCGTGGCGCGGCGACCTCGAACTTGCCCGCCCAGTGCATGACCTTGGCCAAGTTGCGCATCGCAATCCCCTGCGTCCTGCGATCAATGCGGCCGAGAACCGTTTGATCCACCCTGTCAACCGACTCGCGTGACAACTCGTTCCATGCAATGGAATCAGCAGTCAACCAACCCGCGTCTCGCAATTCAGAGACCAACCATTGCGACAACCGACGATGAGCGTCAATGGTCGGGTGAACGTGGTCGAGAAAATACTCTTCGCCCAAGATGTCATGCCCGTGTTCATCCAGGCAAACGTCGCGAAGAGCAGATTCGAAATCGAGCACGCGAACATCATCGGATTCGGGAAGCTCGCGAATGAACTGAGCAAAATCACTCGGCGCACGAAGCGGGCAAATGTCACGATCGATTGCGGACTGAAACGCCGAGTGGGCAAGATCAAAATCGCCAGCGTCGAATGCTTGTCGCGCACTTTCGAACGAGTCATCTTCTGGATCCGGCTTGAAAGGACTGCAGTCCTTTTCATTGGAAGCAGGAACGACGAACAAGATTTTTGCGTTCGCTGATCGAGCGATGGTGATCATTCGCTGAATGTTGAACCGAAAGTGTTCGCCTACCTTGTCGCTCCATTCCTCATCGCGAATGTAGTCCGACGGTCCCACCGTGTGGTTGAGGCGTTCGTCGACCTCGGCGGCCAATGTGATTGACTCGGTAGCATGTTTCGGCTGGTCGTTCTTTCGAATGATGGAATCAATCGCCGCGTACATTCGCGTCTGGGACAGCAACCCCGTCAACCAAAGCTGCGTCTTTGATTGCTCAAAGAAATCGGCGTAGGTTCGCCGCTCCAAAAACTCGTTTTGCCCGGTGTAGACGATGAAGAGATCTGGATCATGATCCGCCAGTTCTTCCATCACGGCCGCGACACGGTAGCTGGCGTAACTGACCCCACCCGCGTTGAAGACCTCATGGTGCGAACTTGCATCCACGTGCCGCAACCATTCTCGCAACCACCCCGCGAAGGATGTGTTGTCGTCGTAAGGCCGCCCAAAGGTCGTGGAACCTCCCAGACAAAAGATCCGCTGCGTGTTCGCGGGTTTGGTCAGCGGAAAGCGTTGATCATTGAACCAAACCAGCTTGTTTTCCGCGGTTCGCATCCACACCTTGCCGTCTTCATCGGTGAAGCGTTCCAACAAGGGGACTTGCTTGGAGAACCCCATCATTGGGTCGCCTTGAGCATTCGACCGCCCCACACCGATCAAGGCCAGAACCAATTCGATGGCCAGCAAACCAAACACGGTCGTCACGAGACCAAAGCAAGCCTTTTTGGTTCGGCCAAGAGCCCTGGGATTTTGCAGCCGAGATGCATGGACCGAAAAAGTCGTGTCGGAGTTCGTGCTCATAGCCCTGTGGCGGATTGTTCGCACCAAGCGTGCAATTGCGGCAGGAAGGGTTTGTAAATGGGATCGGAAGCCACGTTCCGCGTCGCACCGGGATCATTGTCGAAATCGATCAAGACAATGTCTTCGAGCTCACCAGTCTTCGACGAGACATACTCCGTGTAACGGAAGCGTTCCGTCCGGATGCTGGTCCCAAGCAAGGGTCCAACGCCTGCCTTTGATTTCTTGTATTGGCTGAAGGCGGCCGGACGAACGGAAAACTCGGAATCACGAACCACGCCCGCAATGCTTTTGCCTTGGCAATGTTCCGGGATCGGCAATCCAGTCAGCTCGCACAACGTTGGAAACACATCCACCAGTTCCACCAATGATTTCGTTTTCCCCGGGCGAACGCCAGGCACGGACACGATCAAGGGGACTCGTGTTGCGATTTCATAGTTGGTGTGTTTGCACCAATCACCAAAGTCGCCGACGTACCAACCATGGTCCCCCCACAACACGACGATCGTGTTCTCGCGTTGCCCGTTGGCTTCGAGAGCGTTCAAGACCTTGCCAACTTGTGCATCCATGTAGCTGACCGCGGCTCGATACCCGTGGATCAACTCGCGGGTCTTCTCGTCGTCCAACATGTTCGTTTTCGCAGGAATGTCGGTGTAGTTTTTCAGTTCGCCCCAACTGGAACGAGCGTACGGCAAGCCATCGACGACATCTTCGCGGGATGGAATTTCAATGGCGGCGCGATCGTAGAGGTCCCAGTACTTGCCCGGTGCATTGAACGGCAGGTGGGGTTTCAAGAATCCGACTGCCAAGAAAAACGGTTTGTCTTGCGTTGAAAACCGCTCCAGCATGGCGACGGCTCGATCTGCGTTGTGGCCATCGGCGTAAGCACTGTCTGGAACATCGCCCCCATTTTCGATGGAGGGCCCGGGCTTCTCGCTCGAGTTGGCCGGGTTGCGTTTCCGAGGCAGTTCCTGAACGTAGCCTTTCCCCTTGCTGCGATCTCGCGGCGCCCATTCGTTGGCATCAACGGTCCAAGCCTCCGCGTCGTCGCTGGGACTGTGGTAGATCTTGCCCAAAAAGCCAGTGTCGTAGCCATTGCGAGAAAGATGCTGGGGGAGCGTCAACACATCGGGCATTTGCGAACGCAATAGAGTTTTGAAGTTCCAGCACTGGGTGGTCTCCGGACGGCAGCCACTCATCAGGCTCGCGCGGGAAGCACCGCACACGGCGACCTGGCAATACGCTCGATCGAATCGCATGCCCGACGCGGCCAAACGATCAATGTTGGGGGAGTGGATGTAGGATTGGCCATAGCATCTCAGTTCTGGTCGCAAGTCATCGACTGCGATCATCAACACATTGAGTGGTTTCGATGGCGGGGAGTCTTGAGCCACCGCGGACGTCGACATCGAACAGACGAAGCAGACCAAGCCGAGAAACAAATGGTGGGGTTGGAGCGCGTGCATGGTGAGAATGGGGATGGGGGATGAATCTTTGTGGGGGTTCTCGTTATAGCTGAATCGGCAGCAGGTTGTGGGGGAGTGGGTGGATGCGCAGGGTGGGGGTCGGCGTGGTGACGTGGTTTGCTCACAGGCTGGAAGCCCACACCACTTGGGTGGTCTCACCTGACGACTGCTCATGTGCTTTGCTACAAAGCGTCCCAGGCGGTGACTCCCCTGGACTGCAAACTTGACACGCTCGTTGAAATGAATGCTTGATGACGTCGAATGACGCCCTTTGTCGAATCAGTCCCCCTTCGATGTCGAAGACACACCTGTTGTGGGTGCCGCATGCTGGTGGTGCGACCGCTCCGCTGTTCAAACATTTTCGCGGTCTGTCAACGTCGCGAAACGCACCGAATTCAGTCAGCCTGTGGGCCGTTCGGATGGCCGGGCGTGAGTCTCGGTTTTCGGAGCCATTGGAAACCGACATGGACTCGTTGGTCGAATCGATCGCAACCGAGACGGAACAAACGTTTGATGCTGATGACACGTTGGTGCTGGCGGGACACAGCCTTGGTGCCTTGATCGCGTACCGTTTGACGATTCGTTTGTTAGAAAAATCGTCCGGTCCATCCCGCGTGAAAGGGCTGATCGTGATGGGAGCCTCGCCACCCAACCAATGGACGCAAAACCGCGATTGGTTGGACTGGGACGACGACGCGTTCGCAGACGAACTGGATCGTCGCTATGGCGGATTGCCAGCGGGTTTGAAACAGCATCCCGACGCGCTCGCGATGTTCTTGCCCATCGTGCGTGCGGATTTGAAACTGGCACGAGGAGTCGCGACTGTGGAGCACCCGACCATCCCCGTGCCCATTCGGGCTCTCGCCGGGGCAGAAGACCATGTTGCCAACCGAGCCAAAATGCAGGGTTGGCAAGCACTCACGTCGGCCGGGTTCTCTCTGCGAGTGTTGCCCGGCGATCATTTCTTTCCCGTGGCGAATCTCAGCAAGGTGTTGCTGACCGCGGAGACGCTGAGCGGGGACGGCGGTTGAGAACCAAGATCGACGGTCTTGGAAGACCATCTTACGTAGGTAGCGGTCTCGACGGTCTTGGAAGACCATCGTACAGAGATTGCTGCCTCGACGGTCTTGGAAAGACCATCGTACGCCGTCAGTTGAATTTCCAGCGTGGTGGTTCGTCTCGTTGCAGTGGTTCTTGTTTCAAAACCTGACGCAGCATCGCGATGGGCAACATCCCGGCTTCCATGATCGAATCGTGGAATTCACGTTCCGTCATCTCGCCCGACAAAACCATCTCGCGGTGCAATTGGCGGATCTGCAAAGCGCCGAGCATGTACGCGGCTTGGTACAGCGGCGGGTAACTTGGGCCGATACTGCGGCGAACTTCCGCGGTGGCGTTGCGTCGTTCGAACCCAACGTTGTCGACCAGAAAATCGACGCACTGATCCGGCGAAAAACGTCCCAAGTGGAAGTTCAACGAAAAGATGATTCGTGCACACCGGTGGGCTCGCCAAACCAGCATTCCCATGCGTTCCTCGGGAGTGCGAGCGAAACCGTCGTCGTACAGTTTCAGTTCCCAATAAACGGCGAGCCCTTCCAACCAAAACGGCGTGCTCATCGTCCGACGGTGAGGCTGGTGCCGTTCGTTGCTGTACATCTGCAAGTGGTGGCCGGGGATCAACTCGTGATGCACCGTCGCGCGAGCATAACCGATGTTGTTTCCTCGCAGACTCTGACGTTTGTCACTGGGCGACATTTCCGAAGTGGGGAACGAAACGCTGATCACTTCCCCCCCCGTGAAGAACGGATTCACCTTTTGTCGCTCGGGAGTCATCATGATCATCCGCCAGCAGTAATCCGCAAACGACGGGACCGTGATCCAGTCACGCTTGCGCAACCAATCGACCGATTCGTCGGCCATTTCGCCAATCAGAACGGGCTGTTGCCCCGGTGCCACGTGATGATTCTTCATCCGTTCCACGGCGGCTTTCCAGTCGTCTCCCAGCCCCATGTCTTGGGCCACCCGAACCATCTCGGATCGCACGATCGCGTACTCACGCTCGGCCAATTCGATCAACTCTTCGGGCGAATGATCGATGAACTGACGACGCAGTTCCAACTCAATTCGCGCGCGTCCAACCGGTGTTCCGGACAAATCCTTTTCAACCGATGAGGTGGCTGGAGGAAGCTTTTCGCCGGAGTCCTCGATTCGCTTGCGTTCGATTCGAGTTTGCACTTCCGCCGTTAACAAGTGCCAATCAACTTGATCGTCGAGCGACCATTCCTCGAATGGTTTGCCCTCCAATTCCAACACGGCCAGTTCTTCTTTCCACTGAGGCAACCGAGCAGCATTCTTCTCACGATCGCGACCGCGGCGTGTGAAGCGACGGACAATGGATGGCATCCAAGTCGCCTCACGCTGCGACCATTCTTGGATGGGCGGGTAGGTTTCTCCAAATGCAAACTCCGCGGCCGGTTCTGGCAGTTGGAGGGTACCACCAGCAGCCAATTCGGAGTGTTCCTGTGTCAACGTTTCGTCGACCGTCAGAGTCTCTTTCCACAACCGTAGTTTGTCGCCCGTTGCCTTTGCCAGGTCGAGCACCCACCAATTGAAATCAGGGTGATAGCCTTCGTAAAAGGTTTGCCAAGACTGATACGAGCGGATCAAGTCTTCCGCGGCGTCCAGCACCGGCTGACTGACCGCAACGGAACTCGGTTCCGTTCCTTCGATTGACAGCTGGATCGACTCGGTCAGTTGCTCCATCTCCGCCGCCATCGCTTGTCCATTCAACGTTTTCACTCGATTGGAAAGATCCGTCAGCGTGATCAATTGCGAGGTGAAGGGAGCCAACTCTCGAAGCTTTTCGGATGAGGCCACGAGTGTTTTCAAATCAGACTTTTCCTCGTCCACTGAAGCCATCAGCTCTTGAGCGATTTCCGCATCTGCGTCGGTCAGCGTGTCTTCTCCTTCGCTAGCAATCGCGACCTTCAGTTGGCTTTCCCAGGCATTCAAAAACGCAGCGGTTTGCGTGAGACGCTCTTCTGCCACACGAACTGGCAAACGACGCTTGAGCGTTTCGAGGTCGGTTTGATAGTGGTTCTGAATGTCTTTCCATGCCGTCTGCGGTTGCAGTTTTTCCACATCGATCAAGGCAGTGGCGACTTCCTCTGTGGTCCCGCCTAACTCGGAGGTTGGCTGTTCGCTGGAACTCCCGGGTTGTAGTTTCTCGATGAAGAAATCCAGCGTGCGACGTTTGCCGTACGCTCCGCCGTCACTGTGGCCAACGCCGGGCATGACCAGCAAGTCAAAGTCCTTGTCAGCTTTGATCAACGCGTCCGCGAAACGCAGAGTGGATTCCGGTGGCACGTTCGTGTCGACTTCGCCAACGATTAAAAAGAGATCTCCGGTCAGGTTCGCAGCGTTGTCGATGTTGCTGCACTCGGAATAGTGGTCGCCGACGGGATAGCCCATCCACTGTTCATTCCAAGAGGCTTTGTCCATTCGGTTGTCGTGGCAACCGCAGGCTGCGACACCCGCATCATAAAAATCGCCGTGGAACAACAACGCGGACCCCGTGTTTTGGCCACCGGCCGAGGTCCCGAAGATTCCAACCCGCTCCAGATCCATCGCGGGATGCTCCTTCGACAGAGCTTTCATCCAGGCGATACGATCAGGAAAACCAGCG
The window above is part of the Rhodopirellula islandica genome. Proteins encoded here:
- a CDS encoding carbohydrate-binding family 9-like protein, which encodes MPLRLDYIHAFPHRLCSTSVLLIATLLLIAASTKTFAAEPPTLIVPQCDDFEVTGKGDAKAWESCDWVSLNRRGNGPLDYQSRFKMLYSDKGVYVLFDGADETLTATMQEDFLDLWNEDVFECFFWTNEKDPVYFEYEISPLGFELPILVPNLDGKFLGWRPWHYEGAKKIQKKVSATGGANESMATVTGWRAEVFLPYAVLEPLRNVPPKTGTQWRANFYRVDYDQKKTTGWDWARVGPSFHDIENFGTLVFGKVVEAETPQEDIRDLKLADWQPKSMLKTKVTRVNTPSYPVIDVHNHLGGGANVLTEERVKRYLQVMDEANVQTVINLDGGWDDKLKETVAALDTAHPDRFLTFALINLRDFETEGWSERETARLRKSFEAGAKGLKFHKSLGLSYRNQAGNLLTIDDERLDPIWALCGEMNRPVMIHTADPAAFFTPLDQFNERWHELNAHPGWVFHGDRFPSREELLEQRNRAIAKHPNTTFIGAHFGNNPEDLETVGQWLDQYPNFYIDIDARISELGRQPYSSRKFFLKYQDRILFGTDTTPDPNAYRLYYRFLETDDEYFDTAESHHRQGFWNIYGIFLPDAVLEKVYRGNAARILGLKHAVNSTSKN
- a CDS encoding tetratricopeptide repeat protein, coding for MTTVFGLLAIELVLALIGVGRSNAQGDPMMGFSKQVPLLERFTDEDGKVWMRTAENKLVWFNDQRFPLTKPANTQRIFCLGGSTTFGRPYDDNTSFAGWLREWLRHVDASSHHEVFNAGGVSYASYRVAAVMEELADHDPDLFIVYTGQNEFLERRTYADFFEQSKTQLWLTGLLSQTRMYAAIDSIIRKNDQPKHATESITLAAEVDERLNHTVGPSDYIRDEEWSDKVGEHFRFNIQRMITIARSANAKILFVVPASNEKDCSPFKPDPEDDSFESARQAFDAGDFDLAHSAFQSAIDRDICPLRAPSDFAQFIRELPESDDVRVLDFESALRDVCLDEHGHDILGEEYFLDHVHPTIDAHRRLSQWLVSELRDAGWLTADSIAWNELSRESVDRVDQTVLGRIDRRTQGIAMRNLAKVMHWAGKFEVAAPRARDAIKMLNGDAESQFILADCLRWTGQIDEAVIEFERGVKDYPVYCRGVQRYGQLLLEMGDNDAAREMFSIATIGWPESDPRHWGARFQLSIAHLGASDFEAAHRELLRCHEHAPDDLDVMFALAEASAGIGKSEVAVELYERVLDEFPDDVETHLNLGYTLLRLNQTSQASMHFETALLLAPDNVRAKAGVVVISQLNESTK
- a CDS encoding metallophosphoesterase family protein; this encodes MKRRSFLQSAVAVSAAGAVGNSSLANAAPLAEGNAGFTTSFSDAFAIDDNVVTFRTDAVTRPVNAMVVADTHLFTDDQRGEPYREFSGRMAKAYNQTTHFKTRQPTTPEQSFQAVVERANSQKVDLLALVGDIFSFPSEAAIDWVSEQLDGVTMPWLYVAGNHDWHYEGMEGSLQDLRSDWIEQRLKKLYQGNDPLMAAYDIHGIRFLAIDNSNYEVLPEQLEFFREQLRSGMPLVLLVHIPLYIPGRPMGFGCGHPEWGAETDRNFKIERRPKWPASGHTQATFDFHREVFQSDSNQLLGVFAGHTHRQSVDVVNGIPQFVTNANATGAFMDVRFVPNA
- a CDS encoding polysaccharide deacetylase family protein, producing the protein MQRFAWSLLLLVSAASLDAGEPIPSTTHELRESTPAPLTEGGIVLTFDDRNFDGWMQALPLLDEFGAKATFFISGKIDAVAIDAIQKLQAYGHAIGSHSVNHLKAVEYFEENSAETFMRREITPQLSEFQAANVTAVSFAYPMSRNNAATDEALSKVFRHLRTGKSIAANERLCEQDAFFVPAAKIGDHGCLHGKGIDFAPTRPDRTYEQIDGAFDRAAKNNEIIVLYAHRIAESGNGNFITPEALTRILQSAQQRGLRFYTFNDLP
- a CDS encoding LamG domain-containing protein, which translates into the protein MQRPFFVFLTVIALTVPGGTLWAFDPPANREVVRNTPGLVAFWDFAQREASGKERFTAHVPPGSPSDYPLDAANYVRDYWGEGRQASYADFPLLNEGPFGQAIRIRQESDPNFRPFLFIPRSRLHDTPLDIKGEGKSVTVVVWAIRESGNHALAGIWHEGTDLKQSSTASIKKVERGQRQYALFAGLNKAGSACGHVSENGASSFLNKYALHKCNSLGQSPAVSADSPPEKLAASWQCFAMTFDDEKNEITGWLNGESGERWLKNPKSNNLLSYAHNAYMQGHYARTPGMQDGEDGEFPEAQYYNPPEEEASKTEVLREDENQRVERRRYRYTEVVMTLEKEENGEWVEADRDLVGLRLNPWWYPHGIYSPPDAEQGGPFTIGRVIHSSRTVGFTGWIGGVSVFDRALSEAELKELADLRN